GAAGATCGTGCTCGCCGCCAATCCGCCGAGCATGCCGAGCAGCGTTCCCAGCGGCCGGTAGAGCAGTCGGCCGATCATCGCTTCCGCCGCCTCGTCACCCGGCGCAGCATCAGCATCGCCACCAGCGTGGCCGCCGCTGCGGGCCCCGGATGCTCCCGCACCGAGCTCACCGCCTGGTCGAACCTGCGGGCCATCGAGGGCGGAAGCTTCTCGGACACTCGGCCTGCCCATTCGTCGGCCTGCTCCCCGAGATGCGTCGCGGAGGCACGCATCGCATCCGTGCGACCGTGGAACTCGCCCTTGAGCCGGTTGGACACGTCGAACTTCTGGGCCAGTGCCTCCACCGTGTCGCCCAGCTCCTCACGCGTCAGCTCGATGTCCAGCCGGAGATCTCCCGGTTCACTCGGGCCGTCCGGCCGGGCCTGTGTCGAGGGGACCTCCCCCGACGCCGAATAGGTACGCTCGTCGAGCGGCCTGCCGTAGTCCGGCCGCCGTTGCTGACTGCTCATCGGTGCGTCCCTTCCTTGATCGTCTGAAGGTCGTCGCGGACGCTCGCCATCGTCTGTTCCGGGACCGGCGGAGTCGCCCGACGGGTCTGGCCTCGCCCTATCGCCGCGCACATGCCTGCCGCCGCCAGCAGCACGACGCCCACGACGAGCGCCGCGATCCAGGGCGTCAGGACCAGGGCGAGAAGCATGATCAGCGTGGCGATGAGCACGCCGCCGCCGTACAGGGCGAGCACGCCCGCCGCGCCGAAGAGCCCGGCGCCTGCACCCAGCCGCCTGCCCTTGCTCCGCAGCTCGGCCGTGGCGGACTGCATCTCCTCGCGGACGAGCCGGGAGAGCTGGGTCGAGAGATCCCCCATGAGCTCCGCCGTCGAACGATCGTCATGATGTCGTGCGTAGCCCTGCTTCGTATCAGGATTCATGATCGCCGCCTTTCGTTGGCTCCCGACTCGGCTACCCCACTCGTGTGTCGAGCAACCCTCCGGGGAAACCGGGCGGGGCACGCCCGAAAGCGCGACGGTCGACCACCGCCGGTGACGGCAGGACAGGGTCTCGGGCCTGGGACGGGGTGCGAGGTCGAGCAGGCGCCGACGGCGCTTCGGGTGAGGCGGGTGCGGACGGCTCGGGTCGGCGGCAGGCGGCCCGCCCCGGGACGGCTCGACCGGCTCAGCAGGCGGGCAACGGCTCGGCGGTGCGATCGAGGAGAGCCTGCCCCCGGCCGCGCGCCGCGACGCCGATCGCGCGCAGGGTCGCCCACATCGTGACCTGATTGGCGGTGAGGACCGGCTTGCCGAGCGCGGCCTCCAGCGGGGCGATCAGCTCATAGGTCCGGACATTCGTGCAGCTCACGAAGACAGCCTCGGCATCGGGGGTGTCCACCGCCTGCACCGCTCGCACGACCTCGGAGAAGGAGACCTGCCAGATCCGATCGATGAGGCCGAGGCTCCGCTCGGCGACCACGTCGACGCGATGCTCGCCGAGGAACTCGCGCAGCCGGTCGGTGACGCCGCAGACGTAGGGCGTCGCCAACGCCACCCGTCGAATCCCGAGCAGGCCGAGTGCCTCGATCAGCGCGCCGGAGGAGGTGGTGGCGACGGGCGCCCCCGCTGCGACCATGGCCGCCCGCAGCCTGCGCTCGCCTGCCGAGCCCGCCACGAAACTGCCGGAGGTGCAGGCGTAGGTGACCGCCGACGGCTCGGGAACCAGCACATCGCGAGTCGCCCGGACCACCGCGTCGGGCTCGGCGAGGACCGAGGCCAGCTCGACGGTCATCGGCAGCGGCGTGAACGGCAGTCGAGTCAGATACAGCGAGATCTCGTCAGGCACCCACCGCCACAGCTCGCGGTCCAGGGCGAAGTCGAAGGGCGCCACCACGCCGACCCCGGGGCCGAGGGCGAGGTCGGTGGGGAACCCGGAGTGCGCAGGCGGCGCGTCGACCAGCGCGCCGGAGATCAGGAGTTCTGCCGGGTCAGGGACCGGTGTGATGAGGCTGCTCGTCATGGGACTCCCCCTTCGGCCGTGCCGTCAGGGTGACCCGGTGCTGTTGCCCGGCGTTTGAGCCGATGTGACGGGCTGGTGACAAGAACGGCGGGCAGCGCACGTGGCTGCTCCGCGCATGCCTGGCGCCTCTCGTGGCCGGTCAGCCCGCCCACCGCGCCCAGGGGCTCGGAGCCCTGGCCCGGCCGGGCTTCGGCCAGGCCAGGGCGGCAGCCTCGGACCGGCTCGGCGCGGGTCCGGCGGCGAGAGGGCTTCGAGGCCGCCGGGGCGCCCGGCTCCGGCGACGAGTCAGTGTTGCAGGAGCTGATGAACGACCGAGCGATAACGCCGCAACGTCAGCCGGAGGTCCTCGGTGGGCACCTCGCCGTCATGCTGCCACCGGGACCGCAGCTCGCGACGCTGCTCGTCGACGGCGTTGCTCAGCGAGCGCTGCACCTCGGCCAGCAGGGCGTCGGCATCGCCGACGGCGCGCCGCGGATCGTCGACGAAGGAGACCTGGAGGTCCTGCCACTGGGCATGTCGACGTCGTTCCTCCTCGTGGTCGAACAGCGGCACCGCACCGTCCACGTCTGCCGTGTCGGCCGGTTCGTTCCCCCGCACCGACGAGTCGGCCACACCGCCGGGCCGCGCGGTGTCCGAGCCGGTTCCCCGCAGGCCTGCGGCCGCGTCCGGTTCGCCGGTCGGCCGGTGCGTCGGCACAGCCTGCGGTGCAGAGTGCGGCGAGTCCGCATCCCGGCCGGAAGCGTGCTGCGGCGGGCCGCCGGGCTGCCGGATCTCGGCCGCCACGTCGTCGAGCCGATCCGGCGGGCCTGCGTGGGCCGCCGGGCCGCCGACCGGGCCGCCGATCAGCGAGGTGGAGTCCACGACGGGCTTCCCGCCGCGTACGGGCCTGCGCCCCAGGCCAGGCGGCCTGGGCTCCTCGATCCACTTCTCCGTCGACGCCTCGGCCGCAGGCGTCCCGGTCGGATTCGCCGCGATGCGACTCTCGTCCGGAATCGGGGCGGCCGACGCGGAGCCGTCGGCGCCGTCCTGGCCGACCGGCGACGAAGCTGTACTCCCGTTCGTCGACCCGGGCTGCGATTCCCTGTCATGGATTCGGCGCATCATGAGCTCCGTTCGATTCGGGTGGGGCCGTGAGAGCCTGTCTTTGATCCCCCTCAGTCGTGAGCGGGGATCAGCGTGGATGAGCTGCCAGGCGGAGGAAAGAGGCATAACGGAGTTATGTCGACTGACGACAACGCCGCAGATCGCCGCGCTGGCCCCGCGCAACAGGAAAGCGGGGATTAAAGACAGGCTCTGAGAACTCACGGCCTGGTCGCGGCGTTCGGCGTGCCATTCAGCCGAGGTGCCGCGCCCGCGCGAGCTGGACGTCCGCCGGACGCGGGCGATTCCGCTCCCGGCGACCGAGCCCCGGTCGCATCGCCGTCGACGGCACCGGCGGCCCGCTGGTCGGGCTCGGGGCCGAGGAGATCCTCGAAGAGCACGCGATAGTGCCGCATTGCGAGCCGTAGATCCTCGGTGGACGCCTCGCCCGCGACGCTGCGTTCCATCACGCGGTGCGCCTCGCGATAGTGATCAAGATTCTTGGCATGTTCGACGGAGAGGTCCGCCAACTGCTGCCGGTAGTCCTCCGTCGGATAACCCCGCTCGGCCATCAGGCTCGTGACCAATCGATCCGCATCCATGACGGTCGGTCCGGGAAAGTCGACGAAACGGCCCTGTACCTCGGTCCAGCGGGTCGCATAGCGGTGTCGTACTTCGGCGGGCACCGGGTGGATTTCCAATCCGGCGTGTCGCCGTTCCCGATCGGTCAGCTCGCGCTCGACGGCACGATGATCATGGGATTCCGACAGTTCCCGCTCGTATTCGGGGCCGAATCGGCGACGAAGTCGATCTCGCCGGAGCTTTTCGCGGATCACGAATCCCACCATGACGGCGACCAGGATCGCGATGACGACGGCGGCGACGGTCAGCACGGTTGTCACACCGGCCTCCTAGGTATCGGGATGAAGGTCTCTCGACTCGCGGTCTGGTCCCCGAACCCGATCGCGCTGAAACGTCCTGCGAGATCGATTGGGCCGAACGGCGGGCCGGATGCCACCGATCGGCCCAGCCGGCGTCAGCTGCGCAGGCAGCGGGCCTGGACGACGGCGAAGACGCCGTAGGCGGCGAAGCCTGCGGCGACCGCGAGGAGCAGTGTCGCCCCGAACGGGCTGCTCGCCAGCGTGCGCAGGGCCGCATCCAGGCCGCCCGCCTGTTCCGGGTCACGAGTGAGTGCCGCGAGGCCGATGAGGAAGCCGACCACGCCTACCGCGACGCCCTTGGCGACGTGGCCGAGCGTTCCCACCCGTCGAACCCACCGGGCGCTGCCCTGAGGGAGTGGGCCGATGTCGAGTTCGGCAAGGAATCGGCGAGTGACGCCGTTGGCGACGGATGCCACGCCGACGGCCAGCACGATCGCCGCCAGCACGGCGACCAGGATCTGGCCGGCGGGCAGGGCGAGCAGTCCCTCGGTGAGTTCCTGCTGAGACTGGTCACCGGACTGGCCGCTGCCGAGCAGTGCCCGGATCGCCACGCCCGCCAACGCCAGTCCCGCCACGCCGCGACCCGCCGCGGCGATCCGGCGCCTGGTGCGCTCTGTCGAACCGGCCGCCCAGCGAAAGCCCGTCGCCGAGGACGACAGCTGCCAGAGACCGAAGGCGATCAGCCCGACGGCCAGCGCCCCGACCAGCACCCGACCGAAGGGCCCGGCCACGATGACCTGGACGGCGCCGTCCTGATCCGCCTGATCGTCATTGCCGCCGACTGCCACCTGGACCGCCAGCCAGGCGATCACCAGGTGCACGATCCCGTGACAGACCGAGCCGATCCGGCCGAAGAGCTGTAACGCCGTGTTGCGCCGAGCCCGATCCGCCGCCTTGGCAGGCGTGTTGGAGCCGATCATGGGTCCTCCTCCGTCAGCACGCTCTGTCGCGCCGTCACGGAGCGATTTACCCGAAAGAGTGCAAGATGACGCGCAGCGCGCCGCAGGCCCCGGCGGATTCGCCGCCAATTACCCCGTGTCTGGCCGGGGACCAGCCGCCCGCCAGGCACGAGCCCCCGTACGTGAACACGGTGCGTGACGCTCAGGGACGGGGGTCATCACATCGGCGGAGAAGCCAGCTGGCGGTGGCGATTTCTCACTCGACCGATGCAGTCTGGAAAGAGCGACGATGCAGTCCTGGTATCCAGCCGCGATTCCGTCAGGAGGCAGCGATGGCCGATCGCCACTCGCAGGCTCGATCCCGGTCCGCCGACGAACTCCGTCAAGACGCGGACCGGCTGAGCGGAGAGCGTGCCTACTGCGTCGCCGAGCGGCTCGGCCTGTGCCCTTCCCAGGTCCTCCAGGTGCTGCACGACCTGGGCTATCGCGGGTCTGCGGCGTCCACTGTCCTCGAGCCTCGAGTCGTCAACGAGGTCGAGAGCGTGCTCATCGCAACCCGAGATTGAGCGGGCGATGACGGGGTAATCGGCGAAGAATCGCGACCAGGTGACCTTGGCGACCGTGACAAGGCAGGTCGCGAGTGCCACCAGAAGGGGATCGCGATGTTCGGACATGCCTCGCAGGGAGTTCCGCAGCCTCGTCCCACCGCTGAAGGCGGCGGAGCAGGCCGAGGAGGTCGGTCCTCCCCGGATTCCGCCGAAGGCGGGGAGACGAGTTTTCCGACCGACGACGACGAGATTCAACGCGCCGACCTGCCCACCGTGTACCGAGGCCTCGACTGAGGTCCGACCGCGCGCGGTCCACGCGGCGGCTGTTCTCGAGTGCCGACCCGTTCTGCGGGTACCGGACTCCGGAGCGAGGTCGTCCGCCGACCTTCTTGCATCGGCCGCGTGCGGCACTCCGGAATGGCCGGACGGACCACGCGAGGAGCCGGGTGGCTCGAGGCGCAGGCCTGCTGTGCGGGACGCCGCCACACCGCTCGCAAGCGAATTCGCCCTGGGCGGGCGGGAGGCTCGTGGCAGAGAGACGTGTCCGAAGGGCTGATCCGGTGTCCCGGATCGATCGTTGCGCCAGCTGAGCGTCCGGTGCGGCCAGGAATCCTCCCGGGCTCCGGCGGGACGGCGCTGCGCCTCGGTCACGACGCTGGGTCGATCGCCTGACCGACGGCCGCGCAGGACGACCGAACCGCTCGCGTCGATCGTGGCCTCGCCCGCGCACGCGGCCTCGGCGACCGGCTGACCGGAACTCCCGGCCGCGCCCACCCCGCCACGGCAATCCCGACACGGCATGCCCCGACGGGCCGCAGCCGTGGGATTCCCGCCGCCAGCCTGCCCGTCCAGCCGGGGATGCGGCAGTCGACCAGCACCGACGCAGACCGAGCATGAGTGACGAGGCCGCGCGACCCACGGCGTTCGGCCGGTCGAACACCGCAGCCGGTGCCGCCGAGGCGAGGTCAGTACGAGCGTTTCTCGGTCACGCGACCCGCATGCTCCGACGCCTGCCGAACGGAGACCGTCGTCATCGAACCGGTGGCCTCCATCGACTCCCGAGGGCCGCCGACGACGGTCGGCGAGACCACGGGAAGGCGGACCCCGAGCACCCTCGCGAGTTCGTCCTCCTTCGTCCACTGCTCCACCAGGTCGGGAACCAGGCGATGGGCGTCGGCGAGCCGCAGCAGGATGGCGTCCCGCAGACCCCAGGGGCAGATGTCGAGGCGGTCGCTGTCCAACAGCTCCATCGCCGTCTCGGCCACCACCGCTCCCGCCAGGATCTGCGCCGCACGTGACGACGAGACGCCGGGCAGGACGGCGCGATGCTTGGGGTCCAGCCGGGCGAGCGGCGGAATCCAGCGGCGCAGATCGGCACGCAGCAGCGGTCGCGGCTCCCGGTCGTGTCCCGCTCCCGCGGCGAGCCGGTTGAGCTGAGTGAGGATCTTGGACGCTCCGACGAACCGGGTCTGTCCCGTCAGCCTGCGGCGCGGGCCCCGCAAGGCACGTTCGAGCACCTCGCGGACATGGGCCGTCAGCAGTTCCGTCTGCGGCGCCGACGGCGAGTCGGCAAGGAACTCCCTGGTGAGCCGCGCCGCGCCCAGCGGCAGCGAGGCGGCGAGGCTCGGCTCCTCGTTCTCGCCGAGCGCCAGCTCCATCGTGCCGCCGCCGATGTCGATCAGCGTGAGCTGTTCGCAGGACCAGCCGAACCATCGATGGGCGGCGAAGTACGACAGCCGCGCCTCGTCCTCGGGACGCAGGAAGGCGAGTTCGACGCCGCTCAGTTCGCGGATCCGCCTGCTCGCCGCCTCCTGGTTCAGCGCGTCGCGCACGGCCGAGGTGGCATAGGCGAGCAGCGCGGTGACCCGGAGCTCGCGTGCCGCGAGCACACAGCGGCGCACCGCCTCGGCGACGCGATCCAGACCCGCGGGAAGGATCTCACCGTCCCGCGTGGTGGATTCGGCGAGGCGCGTGCTGACGCGGACGATCCTGGTCATCGCGGGCGGCACACCGGGGCTGCACTCGAGCATCTCCAACTTCGCCGCTACCGAGCCGACGTCGAGCACGGCGATCTTCATCGTGCCCCGGCAGCGGGGTCATAGGTCATCGTGGTCAACACACTCCTCCAGTTCGATTACCCAAGGTAGCCAATTATCGCCATATTCGCTACAGTGAGTAATTTTCACACGCGCGGCGTGCCGGTCCGGTGCAGTCGATCACCGTGAGTCTGCCCGGTCCGTCCGCACCCTGGACGGGCCTCCCATTCCGTTGACCGCCGAACTAACGATGGCCTGGTGCGGCCATCCCTCATTGACAGTGACGGATCGCACTCCTACGGTCGTAAGCGCTTTCTAACCCAAGGGCGGGTCTGCGCAGGAATCTCTCCGGCGTCGCCCGGCCTGCCAGCAGGGCCACGCGCGGGCGTGTGCCGACTAAGGGAGAATCGCGATGGCCGATGTGGCTTACAGGGGTGCTTCTCGGGTGTTCGCGGGAACGCCCCCGGTCAAGGCCGTGGACCAGCTCGACCTCGAGGTCGCCGACGGCGAGTTCCTCGTCCTGGTCGGCCCCTCCGGCTCCGGCAAGTCCACCGCCCTGCGCATGCTCGCCGGCCTGGAGGACATCGACGAAGGCGCCATCCAGATCGGCGGCCGCGACGTCACCCACACCCCACCCAAAGGCCGCGACATCGCCATGGTCTTCCAGTCCTACGCCCTCTACCCCCACATGACCGTCGCCGAGAACATGGGCTTCGCCCTCAAACTCCGCCGCATCCCCAAAGACCAGATCAAAGCCAAGGTCGACGAAGCCGCCCGCATGCTCGACCTCACCCCCTACCTCGACCGCAAACCCAAAGCCCTCTCCGGCGGACAACGCCAACGCGTCGCCATGGGACGCGCCATCGTCCGCGAACCCTCCGTCTTCCTCATGGACGAACCCCTCTCCAACCTCGACGCCAAACTCCGCGTCGAAA
The Actinoalloteichus fjordicus DNA segment above includes these coding regions:
- a CDS encoding DUF1206 domain-containing protein, whose protein sequence is MIGSNTPAKAADRARRNTALQLFGRIGSVCHGIVHLVIAWLAVQVAVGGNDDQADQDGAVQVIVAGPFGRVLVGALAVGLIAFGLWQLSSSATGFRWAAGSTERTRRRIAAAGRGVAGLALAGVAIRALLGSGQSGDQSQQELTEGLLALPAGQILVAVLAAIVLAVGVASVANGVTRRFLAELDIGPLPQGSARWVRRVGTLGHVAKGVAVGVVGFLIGLAALTRDPEQAGGLDAALRTLASSPFGATLLLAVAAGFAAYGVFAVVQARCLRS
- a CDS encoding maleate cis-trans isomerase family protein, which gives rise to MTSSLITPVPDPAELLISGALVDAPPAHSGFPTDLALGPGVGVVAPFDFALDRELWRWVPDEISLYLTRLPFTPLPMTVELASVLAEPDAVVRATRDVLVPEPSAVTYACTSGSFVAGSAGERRLRAAMVAAGAPVATTSSGALIEALGLLGIRRVALATPYVCGVTDRLREFLGEHRVDVVAERSLGLIDRIWQVSFSEVVRAVQAVDTPDAEAVFVSCTNVRTYELIAPLEAALGKPVLTANQVTMWATLRAIGVAARGRGQALLDRTAEPLPAC
- a CDS encoding DUF3618 domain-containing protein; amino-acid sequence: MSSQQRRPDYGRPLDERTYSASGEVPSTQARPDGPSEPGDLRLDIELTREELGDTVEALAQKFDVSNRLKGEFHGRTDAMRASATHLGEQADEWAGRVSEKLPPSMARRFDQAVSSVREHPGPAAAATLVAMLMLRRVTRRRKR
- a CDS encoding phage holin family protein; this translates as MNPDTKQGYARHHDDRSTAELMGDLSTQLSRLVREEMQSATAELRSKGRRLGAGAGLFGAAGVLALYGGGVLIATLIMLLALVLTPWIAALVVGVVLLAAAGMCAAIGRGQTRRATPPVPEQTMASVRDDLQTIKEGTHR
- a CDS encoding Ppx/GppA phosphatase family protein — translated: MKIAVLDVGSVAAKLEMLECSPGVPPAMTRIVRVSTRLAESTTRDGEILPAGLDRVAEAVRRCVLAARELRVTALLAYATSAVRDALNQEAASRRIRELSGVELAFLRPEDEARLSYFAAHRWFGWSCEQLTLIDIGGGTMELALGENEEPSLAASLPLGAARLTREFLADSPSAPQTELLTAHVREVLERALRGPRRRLTGQTRFVGASKILTQLNRLAAGAGHDREPRPLLRADLRRWIPPLARLDPKHRAVLPGVSSSRAAQILAGAVVAETAMELLDSDRLDICPWGLRDAILLRLADAHRLVPDLVEQWTKEDELARVLGVRLPVVSPTVVGGPRESMEATGSMTTVSVRQASEHAGRVTEKRSY